The following proteins come from a genomic window of Nocardioides albertanoniae:
- a CDS encoding alpha,alpha-trehalose-phosphate synthase (UDP-forming) produces MQADLVIVANRLPVDRVEMPDGTKAWRRSPGGLVSALEPVLRANEGVWIGWPGGTDEDLEPFEDDGLHLLPMTMTAQDIEEHYEGFSNGTLWPLYHDVVAKPEFHREWWDGYQRVNQRFAEKCAEVAAKGATVWVQDYQLQLVPQMLRELRPDLRIGFYLHIPFPPAELFQQVPWRRQLLEGLLGADLVGFQLPQAAQNFVRLVRQRVGHKTHRDLVYLPDGRTVRAAAFPISIDFIGFDEMAHDEGVNQRAKEIRQQLGDPKKILLGVDRLDYTKGIYARLRAYGELIRDTHLDVEDAIFVQVAVPSRERVEQYRKLRDDIDRLVGRLNGDLGRIGRPAIAYLHTSLPRNEMAALYRAADIMVVTPYRDGMNLVAKEYVATRYEDDGALVLSEFAGAAEELRQAWLVNPYDINGMKAALLEAYEAEPKELTRRMKAMRKQVAARDVRHWADTFLEELAGVPGNHTKSVLPPNAR; encoded by the coding sequence GTGCAGGCTGACCTGGTAATCGTGGCCAACCGGCTGCCCGTCGATCGCGTGGAGATGCCGGACGGCACGAAGGCGTGGCGACGCTCGCCCGGAGGCCTCGTCAGCGCGCTCGAGCCGGTGCTCCGCGCCAACGAGGGTGTCTGGATCGGGTGGCCCGGCGGCACCGACGAAGACCTCGAGCCGTTCGAGGACGACGGCCTCCACCTGCTGCCGATGACGATGACCGCGCAGGACATCGAGGAGCACTACGAGGGCTTCTCCAACGGCACCCTTTGGCCGCTCTACCACGACGTCGTCGCCAAGCCGGAGTTCCACCGCGAGTGGTGGGACGGCTATCAGCGGGTCAACCAGCGGTTCGCCGAGAAGTGCGCCGAGGTCGCCGCCAAGGGCGCGACCGTCTGGGTGCAGGACTACCAGCTCCAGCTGGTGCCGCAGATGCTGCGCGAGCTCCGCCCCGACCTGCGCATCGGCTTCTACCTGCACATCCCGTTCCCTCCGGCCGAGCTGTTCCAGCAGGTGCCGTGGCGCCGCCAGTTGCTCGAGGGGCTCCTCGGGGCCGACCTGGTCGGCTTCCAGCTCCCGCAGGCGGCACAGAACTTCGTACGCCTCGTGCGCCAGCGCGTCGGCCACAAGACCCATCGCGACCTGGTCTACCTGCCCGACGGGCGCACCGTGCGCGCCGCCGCCTTCCCGATCTCGATCGACTTCATCGGCTTCGACGAGATGGCCCACGACGAGGGCGTCAACCAGCGCGCCAAGGAGATCCGCCAGCAGCTCGGCGACCCGAAGAAGATCCTGCTCGGTGTCGACCGGCTCGACTACACCAAGGGCATCTACGCCAGGCTGCGCGCCTACGGCGAGCTGATCCGCGACACCCACCTCGACGTCGAGGACGCCATCTTCGTGCAGGTGGCGGTGCCCTCGCGCGAGCGCGTCGAGCAGTACCGCAAGCTGCGCGACGACATCGACCGCCTCGTCGGCCGGCTCAACGGCGACCTCGGTCGCATCGGCCGCCCCGCGATCGCCTACCTGCACACCTCGCTGCCCCGCAACGAGATGGCCGCGCTCTACCGCGCCGCCGACATCATGGTCGTCACCCCCTACCGCGACGGGATGAACCTGGTCGCGAAGGAGTACGTCGCTACCCGCTACGAGGACGACGGCGCGCTCGTGCTCTCCGAGTTCGCCGGCGCCGCCGAGGAGCTGCGCCAGGCCTGGCTCGTGAACCCCTACGACATCAACGGGATGAAGGCCGCGCTGCTGGAGGCCTACGAGGCCGAGCCCAAGGAGCTCACCCGCCGGATGAAGGCGATGCGCAAGCAGGTCGCCGCCCGCGACGTACGCCACTGGGCAGACACCTTCCTCGAGGAGCTCGCCGGGGTGCCGGGCAACCACACCAAGAGCGTGCTCCCACCCAACGCACGGTGA
- a CDS encoding FMN-binding glutamate synthase family protein codes for MKMTTLVGGVAVAAGVIAARDLTQRKHAVLRNFPVLGHARYLLEKIGPELRQYIVTSNDEERPFSRDQRRWVYASSKEQNNYFGFGTDNDIEHLQGHVQIKHRTFADALPDDHDPAAKLPSAKVLGGPRGRAKAFRPESVINISAMSFGSLSGPAIKALSRGASRAGAMHNSGEGGISPYHLEGGADLILQIGTAYFGCRNPDGSFSLDRLKERVATAPVKAIEIKLSQGAKPGLGGLLPAAKVSPEIAEIRGIEVGKDCASPSRHSAFSDVDSMLDFVEMLAEETGLPVGIKSAVGEMGFWQELAAKMQSGERGVDFITIDGAEGGTGAAPLIFADAVAMPFRIGFSRVYGTFAELGLTDSVTFIASAKVGLPENAAVAFALGADMINVGREAMLSIGCIQSQRCHEDVCPTGVATQNKWLTGGLDPMDKGDRCASYLKTMRKELMKLSAAVGVAHPGLITPHDIEVMNGDYESRTLAGVYGYKDHWGSLGRQVTDDLLAVVHPQRTFNEKPSTA; via the coding sequence ATGAAGATGACGACCCTGGTCGGGGGAGTGGCCGTTGCCGCGGGCGTGATCGCCGCGCGCGACCTCACCCAGCGCAAGCACGCGGTCCTGCGGAACTTTCCGGTGTTGGGACATGCCCGCTACCTGCTCGAGAAGATCGGGCCGGAGCTGCGCCAATACATCGTGACGAGCAACGACGAGGAGCGGCCGTTCAGCCGTGACCAGCGTCGATGGGTCTACGCCTCGTCGAAGGAGCAGAACAACTACTTCGGCTTCGGCACCGACAACGACATCGAGCACCTTCAGGGCCACGTCCAGATCAAGCACCGTACGTTTGCCGACGCCCTGCCCGACGACCACGACCCGGCGGCGAAGCTGCCCTCGGCGAAGGTCCTCGGCGGGCCGCGGGGCCGGGCGAAGGCGTTCCGGCCGGAGTCGGTCATCAACATCTCGGCGATGAGCTTCGGGTCGCTGTCGGGGCCGGCGATCAAGGCGCTCAGCCGCGGCGCGAGCCGGGCCGGCGCGATGCACAACAGCGGCGAGGGCGGCATCTCGCCTTACCACCTCGAGGGTGGGGCCGACCTGATCCTGCAGATCGGCACCGCCTACTTCGGCTGCCGCAACCCCGACGGCTCCTTCAGCCTCGACCGGCTCAAGGAGCGGGTCGCGACGGCGCCGGTCAAGGCGATCGAGATCAAGCTCTCCCAAGGCGCCAAGCCCGGCCTCGGCGGCCTGCTGCCGGCGGCCAAGGTGAGCCCGGAGATCGCCGAGATCCGCGGCATCGAGGTCGGCAAGGACTGCGCGTCGCCGTCTCGCCACAGCGCCTTCTCCGACGTCGACTCGATGCTCGACTTCGTCGAGATGCTCGCCGAGGAGACCGGGCTGCCGGTCGGTATCAAGTCGGCGGTCGGTGAGATGGGGTTCTGGCAGGAGCTCGCCGCCAAGATGCAGTCGGGCGAGCGCGGGGTCGACTTCATCACCATCGACGGTGCCGAAGGTGGCACCGGCGCCGCGCCGCTGATCTTCGCCGACGCCGTCGCGATGCCCTTCCGGATCGGCTTCTCCCGGGTCTACGGCACCTTCGCCGAGCTCGGGCTGACCGACTCGGTCACCTTCATCGCCTCGGCCAAGGTCGGGCTCCCGGAGAACGCCGCGGTCGCCTTCGCACTCGGTGCCGACATGATCAACGTCGGCCGGGAGGCGATGCTGTCCATCGGGTGCATCCAGTCGCAGCGGTGCCACGAGGACGTCTGCCCGACCGGCGTCGCGACGCAGAACAAGTGGCTCACCGGCGGCCTCGACCCGATGGACAAGGGCGACCGCTGTGCGAGCTACCTCAAGACGATGCGCAAGGAGCTGATGAAGCTCTCCGCCGCCGTCGGCGTCGCCCACCCCGGCCTGATCACCCCGCACGACATCGAGGTCATGAACGGCGACTACGAGTCCCGCACCCTCGCCGGCGTCTACGGCTACAAGGACCACTGGGGCAGCCTCGGCCGCCAGGTCACCGACGACCTCCTCGCCGTGGTCCACCCGCAGCGTACGTTCAACGAGAAGCCGTCGACCGCCTGA
- the lon gene encoding endopeptidase La → MDKLPVLFVSDAVVLPGMVVPIELDEAAQAAIDAARASSESRVLVAPRLGDRYATYGAVATVERVGRFRGGEAAAVLRADARARIGAGVTGPGAALWVEVETVEETADERAHELAEDYKRLVVAVLQRREAWPVIDQVNRLSDPSEIADTAGYAPYLEDEAKRELLETPDVVERLEKVIEWAKDYIAEAEVTDKIAEDVRDGMEKTQREFLLRQQLAAIRKELGEGEPEGSDDYRARVESADLPGAVREAALREVDKLERGSEQNPETAWIRTWLDTVLELPWGVVTEDSTDVEAAREVLDADHHGLEEVKDRIVEYLAVRSRRAERGLQVIGGRGSGAVVLLAGPPGVGKTSLGESVARSLGRKFVRVALGGVRDEAEIRGHRRTYVGALPGRIVRAIKESGSMNPVVLLDEVDKVGSDYRGDPAAALLEVLDPAQNHTFRDHYLELDLDLSDVLFIATANVVEQIPSALLDRMELVTIDGYTEDDKVAIARDFLLPRQLERAAVTTEEATISDEALRELAANYTREAGVRQLERLLAKALRKAATRLATGAERVEIDLDNLKDLVGRPRFTPESAERTSVPGVATGLAVTGLGGDVLFIEASASDGQTGLNITGQLGEVMKESAQIALSFVRSHAAELGVDPAVLDRSLHVHVPAGAVPKDGPSAGITMVTALTSLATGRPVRGEVGMTGEVSLSGRVLPIGGLKQKLLAAQRAGLTEVFVPQRNEPDLDEVPDEVKQALKINLVSDVRDVVRGALAAAEGESTVAPAHAA, encoded by the coding sequence ATGGACAAGCTTCCCGTGCTGTTCGTCTCCGATGCCGTGGTGCTGCCAGGGATGGTCGTGCCGATCGAGCTCGACGAAGCAGCCCAGGCGGCGATCGATGCCGCTCGGGCCAGCTCGGAGAGCCGGGTCCTGGTCGCGCCACGGCTGGGCGATCGCTACGCGACGTACGGTGCGGTCGCGACGGTCGAGCGGGTCGGCCGCTTCCGTGGTGGCGAGGCCGCGGCGGTGCTGCGTGCCGACGCGCGGGCGCGGATCGGTGCCGGCGTGACCGGCCCCGGTGCGGCGCTGTGGGTCGAGGTGGAGACGGTCGAGGAGACCGCCGACGAGCGCGCGCACGAGCTGGCCGAGGACTACAAGCGCCTGGTCGTCGCCGTGCTGCAGCGCCGTGAGGCGTGGCCGGTCATCGACCAGGTCAACCGCCTGAGCGACCCCTCGGAGATCGCCGACACCGCCGGCTACGCGCCCTATCTCGAGGACGAGGCCAAGCGCGAGCTGCTGGAGACGCCCGACGTCGTCGAGCGCCTCGAGAAGGTGATCGAGTGGGCCAAGGACTACATCGCCGAGGCCGAGGTCACCGACAAGATCGCCGAGGACGTACGCGACGGCATGGAGAAGACGCAGCGGGAGTTCCTGCTGCGCCAGCAGCTGGCCGCGATCCGCAAGGAGCTCGGCGAGGGCGAGCCCGAGGGCTCCGACGACTACCGGGCCCGGGTCGAGTCCGCCGACCTTCCCGGGGCCGTACGCGAGGCCGCGCTGCGCGAGGTCGACAAGCTCGAGCGGGGATCCGAGCAGAACCCCGAGACCGCCTGGATCCGCACCTGGCTCGACACCGTGCTCGAGCTGCCCTGGGGTGTCGTCACCGAGGACTCGACCGACGTCGAGGCCGCGCGTGAGGTGCTCGATGCCGACCACCACGGCCTCGAGGAGGTCAAGGACCGGATCGTCGAGTATCTGGCGGTGCGTTCGCGCCGCGCCGAGCGCGGGCTGCAGGTCATCGGCGGCCGCGGCTCCGGCGCCGTGGTGCTGCTCGCCGGTCCTCCGGGAGTCGGCAAGACCTCGCTCGGTGAGTCGGTGGCGCGCTCGCTCGGACGAAAGTTCGTTCGCGTCGCGCTCGGTGGCGTCCGCGACGAGGCCGAGATCCGCGGCCACCGGCGCACCTACGTCGGCGCGCTCCCGGGCCGGATCGTGCGGGCCATCAAGGAGTCCGGCTCGATGAACCCGGTCGTGCTCCTCGACGAGGTCGACAAGGTCGGCTCCGACTACCGCGGTGACCCCGCTGCGGCGCTGCTCGAGGTGCTCGACCCGGCGCAGAACCACACCTTCCGCGACCACTACCTCGAGCTCGACCTGGACCTCTCCGACGTGCTCTTCATCGCCACGGCCAACGTGGTCGAGCAGATCCCGTCGGCGCTGCTGGACCGCATGGAGCTGGTCACCATCGACGGCTACACCGAGGACGACAAGGTCGCCATCGCCCGCGACTTCCTGCTGCCCCGGCAGCTCGAGCGCGCCGCGGTGACCACCGAGGAGGCGACGATCTCCGACGAGGCGCTGCGTGAGCTGGCCGCCAACTACACCCGTGAGGCCGGCGTACGCCAGCTCGAGCGGCTGCTCGCCAAGGCGCTGCGCAAGGCGGCGACACGGCTGGCGACCGGGGCGGAGCGCGTCGAGATCGACCTGGACAACCTCAAGGACCTCGTCGGCCGCCCGCGCTTCACGCCGGAGTCGGCGGAGCGTACGTCGGTCCCGGGTGTTGCCACCGGACTGGCCGTCACGGGGCTCGGTGGGGACGTGCTCTTCATCGAGGCGTCCGCGTCCGACGGGCAGACCGGCCTGAACATCACCGGCCAGCTCGGTGAGGTGATGAAGGAGTCGGCGCAGATAGCGCTCTCGTTCGTCCGCTCGCACGCGGCCGAGCTGGGCGTCGACCCGGCCGTGCTGGACCGCTCGCTCCACGTCCACGTGCCGGCAGGTGCGGTGCCGAAGGACGGGCCCAGCGCCGGGATCACGATGGTCACCGCGCTCACGTCGCTCGCCACCGGTCGCCCGGTGCGCGGCGAGGTCGGCATGACCGGTGAGGTCTCCCTCTCCGGCCGGGTGCTGCCCATCGGCGGCCTCAAGCAGAAGCTGCTCGCCGCCCAGCGTGCCGGTCTCACCGAGGTCTTCGTGCCCCAGCGCAACGAGCCCGACCTCGACGAGGTGCCCGACGAGGTGAAGCAGGCGCTGAAGATCAACCTGGTGAGCGATGTCAGGGATGTCGTACGCGGCGCCCTGGCCGCCGCCGAGGGGGAGTCGACGGTCGCTCCGGCGCACGCCGCCTGA
- a CDS encoding LLM class F420-dependent oxidoreductase, producing the protein MKFGFFVPQGWRFDLVGVDPADQWTTMRDLVTHADAGSAFESAWVYDHFHTTPEPSDQATHEAWSLMAGLGAVTSRIRLGQMCSCMSYRNPAYLAKVAATADHISGGRIEMGIGAGWYEHEWRAYGYGFPAARDRLGMLREGVQIFQQAWTKGVSSLDGTYYQVDGAICQPLPLQKGRSGIPLWIAGGGEKVTLKIAAQYADYTNFGGDAETFRSKSEILRAHCDTVGRDFSEITRSSNYNVFIGETEKEAQDKIDWYADHLATSLGESAGPEHARRIGVQGLVGTPEQIVEKLKALEELGMTYAITYFADAAYDRSSLELFESQVIPELA; encoded by the coding sequence ATGAAGTTCGGTTTCTTCGTCCCGCAGGGATGGCGCTTCGACCTCGTCGGGGTCGACCCCGCGGACCAGTGGACGACGATGAGGGATCTGGTGACCCATGCCGACGCCGGCTCGGCCTTCGAGAGCGCTTGGGTCTACGACCACTTCCACACGACCCCGGAGCCGTCGGACCAGGCGACCCACGAGGCCTGGTCGCTGATGGCCGGCCTGGGTGCGGTGACGTCGAGGATCCGGCTCGGTCAGATGTGCTCGTGCATGTCCTACCGCAACCCGGCCTACCTGGCGAAGGTCGCCGCCACGGCCGACCACATCAGCGGCGGCCGGATCGAGATGGGCATCGGCGCGGGCTGGTACGAGCACGAGTGGCGCGCCTACGGCTACGGCTTCCCCGCGGCCCGCGACCGGCTCGGGATGCTGCGCGAGGGTGTGCAGATCTTCCAGCAGGCCTGGACGAAGGGCGTCTCCTCGCTCGACGGCACGTACTACCAGGTCGACGGCGCCATCTGTCAGCCGCTGCCGCTCCAGAAGGGCCGCTCCGGCATCCCGCTGTGGATCGCCGGCGGAGGCGAGAAGGTGACGCTCAAGATCGCCGCGCAGTACGCCGACTACACCAACTTCGGTGGGGACGCCGAGACGTTCCGGTCGAAGTCGGAGATCCTGCGGGCCCACTGCGACACGGTCGGCCGCGACTTCTCCGAGATCACCCGCTCGTCCAACTACAACGTCTTCATCGGGGAGACCGAGAAGGAGGCGCAGGACAAGATCGACTGGTACGCCGACCACCTCGCCACGTCGCTGGGCGAGAGTGCGGGCCCCGAGCATGCCCGCCGCATCGGCGTCCAGGGGCTGGTCGGCACACCGGAGCAGATCGTCGAGAAGCTGAAGGCGCTCGAGGAGCTTGGGATGACCTACGCCATCACCTACTTCGCCGACGCCGCCTACGACCGCTCCTCGCTCGAGCTCTTCGAGTCGCAGGTGATCCCGGAGCTCGCCTGA
- a CDS encoding DUF3263 domain-containing protein, with amino-acid sequence MSAVNVQVTGQGEDPSSLSERDKQILDFERQWWKYAGAKEAAVREAFNMSATRYYQVLNALIDKPEALEADPLLVRRLRRLRAARQRQRSARRLGFEV; translated from the coding sequence ATGAGCGCTGTCAATGTGCAGGTCACCGGCCAGGGTGAGGACCCCTCGAGCCTCAGTGAGCGTGACAAGCAGATCCTGGACTTCGAGCGTCAGTGGTGGAAGTACGCCGGCGCGAAGGAAGCAGCCGTGCGCGAGGCGTTCAACATGTCCGCCACTCGCTACTACCAGGTGCTCAACGCCTTGATCGACAAGCCGGAGGCCCTCGAGGCCGACCCGCTGCTGGTGCGTCGGCTCCGTCGGCTCCGCGCGGCCCGGCAGCGTCAGCGCTCGGCGAGACGGCTCGGTTTCGAGGTCTGA
- the otsB gene encoding trehalose-phosphatase, translating into MPELQRDGSTDVGEQKYAAVAAAAADALVGLDFDGTLSPIVVDPSAARIHPDAADVLIALGARVKALAIVTGRPAGQVVELGGLDAIADALAEMGKELYVFGQYGNERWSGSDRVVVGPPPPEGLAAFEEALPALLESQGVQEAYIEEKGLAVGVHTRRLPDPDGLVERLLPEMTALAAEHGLMIEPGKQVIEVRAPGMHKGHAIDTLVDEVSPRAIVFGGDDLGDIEAFEAIRKWGERASAPTLLVYAHPGLDRGPLAELADVEVDGVEGVLGLLRGLTAAAAEG; encoded by the coding sequence ATGCCCGAACTCCAGCGTGATGGCTCCACCGACGTCGGTGAGCAGAAGTACGCCGCGGTCGCCGCTGCTGCCGCCGACGCGCTCGTCGGACTCGACTTCGACGGCACGCTGTCGCCGATCGTCGTCGACCCGTCCGCCGCGCGCATCCACCCCGACGCCGCCGACGTGCTGATCGCGCTCGGCGCCCGGGTGAAGGCGCTGGCCATCGTCACCGGCCGCCCTGCCGGCCAGGTCGTCGAGCTCGGCGGGCTCGACGCGATCGCCGACGCGCTCGCGGAGATGGGCAAGGAGCTCTACGTCTTCGGGCAGTACGGCAACGAGCGCTGGAGCGGCTCCGACCGGGTCGTCGTCGGCCCGCCGCCGCCCGAGGGGCTCGCCGCCTTCGAGGAGGCTCTGCCGGCGCTGCTCGAGAGCCAGGGCGTGCAGGAGGCCTACATCGAGGAGAAGGGTCTCGCCGTCGGCGTGCACACCCGCCGGCTCCCCGACCCTGACGGACTGGTCGAGCGGCTGCTCCCGGAGATGACCGCTCTCGCTGCCGAGCACGGGCTGATGATCGAGCCCGGCAAGCAGGTGATCGAGGTGCGCGCGCCCGGCATGCACAAGGGTCATGCGATCGACACGCTGGTCGACGAGGTCTCTCCGCGCGCGATCGTGTTCGGGGGTGACGACCTCGGTGACATCGAGGCCTTCGAGGCGATCAGGAAGTGGGGCGAGCGCGCCTCCGCGCCGACGCTCCTCGTCTACGCCCACCCCGGCCTCGACCGCGGCCCGCTCGCCGAGCTCGCCGATGTCGAGGTCGACGGGGTGGAAGGTGTGCTGGGGCTGCTGCGGGGGCTGACGGCCGCCGCAGCGGAGGGGTAA
- the thrC gene encoding threonine synthase codes for MSAATTETTKGLREGAFGNASALSCRECGHQIELGPHYACPECFGPLEVAYDFPAVTREEIEAGPRNIWRYKALLPVPADIEQSPNTEPGFTRLLDAKNLAKELGLEKIWVKDDSTNPTNSFKDRVVACALSAARELDAKVFACPSTGNLANAVAAAGARAGIPTAVFIPSNLEQPKQVNSAVFTDNLIAVDGNYDDVNKLAQEIAAEEEGWAFVNVNVRPFYAEGSKTLGFEIAEQLGWRLPDQIVIPVASGSQLTKVDKAFKELIKLGLVEEKPYRIFGAQATGCNPVATAFKSGVDAIRPVKPDTIAKSLAIGNPADGIYVLDATRSTGGAVEEVSDDEIREAIVLLARTEGIFTETAGGTTLAVTKKLVETGALDPSLETVIINTGHGLKTLDAVSGIVGPRATIAPNYDAFEDAGLSQA; via the coding sequence ATGAGCGCTGCGACCACGGAGACGACGAAGGGCCTGCGCGAGGGCGCTTTCGGCAACGCCTCGGCGCTGTCGTGCCGCGAGTGCGGTCACCAGATCGAGCTCGGTCCGCACTACGCCTGTCCGGAGTGTTTCGGGCCACTGGAGGTGGCCTATGACTTCCCGGCCGTGACCCGCGAGGAGATCGAGGCCGGACCCCGCAACATCTGGCGCTACAAGGCGCTGCTGCCGGTGCCGGCCGACATCGAGCAGAGCCCCAACACCGAGCCCGGCTTCACTCGCCTCCTGGACGCGAAGAACCTCGCCAAGGAGCTCGGCCTGGAGAAGATCTGGGTGAAGGACGACTCGACCAACCCGACCAACTCCTTCAAGGACCGCGTGGTCGCCTGCGCGCTGAGCGCCGCCCGCGAGCTCGATGCGAAGGTCTTCGCCTGCCCGAGCACCGGCAACCTGGCCAACGCCGTCGCCGCCGCCGGCGCCCGCGCCGGGATCCCCACCGCCGTCTTCATCCCGAGCAACCTCGAGCAGCCCAAGCAGGTCAACTCGGCCGTCTTCACCGACAACCTGATCGCCGTCGACGGCAACTACGACGACGTCAACAAGCTCGCCCAGGAGATCGCCGCGGAGGAGGAGGGCTGGGCGTTCGTGAACGTCAACGTACGTCCCTTCTACGCCGAGGGCTCCAAGACGCTCGGCTTCGAGATCGCCGAGCAGCTCGGCTGGCGCCTGCCCGACCAGATCGTCATCCCGGTCGCCTCCGGATCCCAGCTGACCAAGGTCGACAAGGCCTTCAAGGAGCTGATCAAGCTCGGTCTCGTCGAGGAGAAGCCCTACCGGATCTTCGGTGCGCAGGCCACCGGCTGCAACCCCGTCGCCACCGCCTTCAAGTCGGGTGTGGACGCGATCCGCCCGGTCAAGCCCGACACCATCGCCAAGTCGCTGGCGATCGGCAACCCCGCCGACGGCATCTACGTGCTCGACGCCACCCGCTCCACCGGCGGCGCGGTCGAGGAGGTCTCCGACGACGAGATCCGTGAGGCGATCGTGCTCCTGGCGCGCACCGAGGGCATCTTCACCGAGACGGCCGGCGGCACCACGCTCGCGGTCACCAAGAAGCTCGTCGAGACCGGTGCCCTCGACCCGAGCCTGGAGACGGTGATCATCAACACCGGCCACGGCCTGAAGACCCTCGACGCGGTCAGCGGCATCGTCGGCCCTCGCGCCACCATCGCCCCCAACTACGACGCCTTCGAGGACGCCGGGCTCTCCCAGGCGTAG
- a CDS encoding Gfo/Idh/MocA family protein: MTTNSDPIRWGILGTGRIAHSLATDLMLVPDGRLVAVGSRTKESAESFAKDYEADGPVRAHGSYEELAADEEVDVVYIASPHSHHLEHATLVLEAGKPVLCEKALTLNAADSQTMVDLAASKKLFLMEAMWMATNPIIRRVVADVQSGRFGAPRHVHAELGFVADPEKHQRLLDPALGASALLDMGIYPLTFAHLLFGEARSLTAQANLGEGADGGTFDLDLVMTGKYAENRLSTMVASVTSYSSRSAAIATDQGRVELSDFHHPSSAVFKPANGDEPVEIVGDEPVIGAAYGNEIVEVQRCLREGLLESPLVTHAQTLSLMRQMDMIRASIGARYATEA; the protein is encoded by the coding sequence GTGACCACCAACTCTGACCCGATCAGGTGGGGAATTCTCGGCACCGGCCGGATCGCCCACTCCCTCGCCACCGACCTGATGCTCGTGCCCGACGGCCGTCTCGTGGCCGTCGGCTCGCGGACCAAGGAGTCGGCCGAGTCCTTCGCGAAGGACTACGAGGCCGACGGACCTGTCCGCGCGCACGGCTCCTACGAGGAGCTGGCCGCCGACGAGGAGGTCGACGTCGTCTACATCGCCTCGCCCCACTCCCACCATCTCGAGCACGCCACGCTGGTGCTCGAGGCCGGCAAGCCCGTGCTGTGCGAGAAGGCGCTGACGCTCAACGCCGCCGACTCGCAGACGATGGTCGACCTGGCCGCCTCCAAGAAGCTGTTCCTGATGGAAGCCATGTGGATGGCGACCAACCCGATCATCCGGCGCGTGGTCGCCGATGTGCAGTCGGGGCGGTTCGGCGCACCTCGTCACGTGCACGCCGAGCTCGGCTTCGTCGCCGACCCCGAGAAGCACCAGCGGCTCCTCGACCCGGCGCTCGGCGCCAGCGCGCTGCTCGACATGGGCATCTACCCCCTCACCTTCGCCCACCTCCTCTTCGGCGAGGCCCGCTCGCTGACCGCACAGGCCAACCTCGGTGAGGGCGCCGACGGCGGCACCTTCGACCTCGACCTGGTGATGACCGGGAAGTACGCCGAGAACCGGCTCTCCACGATGGTCGCCTCGGTCACCTCCTACTCCTCGCGCTCGGCGGCCATCGCCACCGACCAGGGCCGCGTCGAGCTGAGCGACTTCCACCACCCCTCCTCGGCGGTCTTCAAGCCCGCCAACGGCGACGAGCCGGTCGAGATCGTGGGCGACGAGCCCGTCATCGGCGCGGCGTACGGCAACGAGATCGTCGAAGTGCAGCGCTGCCTGCGCGAGGGCCTCCTCGAGTCGCCCCTCGTCACGCACGCCCAGACCCTCAGCCTGATGCGTCAGATGGACATGATCCGCGCGTCCATCGGCGCCCGCTACGCCACCGAGGCCTGA
- a CDS encoding LytR C-terminal domain-containing protein encodes MTGCVRHSKDERGVALPAPVIALSVFAVVAAVIVFWLTGGDDKGGEKEITPAGGTPSATASTAPKKAEKKPVEKKPAKTAPKPVERSKVNVEIYNNTRIAGLAGEVAGKATTVGWNVVGEDNWVGAIPESTVYYPPVMKREGEQLAADLGIKRTHVAVEGSMKGDRLTVVLTGAL; translated from the coding sequence ATGACCGGCTGCGTACGTCACTCGAAGGACGAGCGGGGAGTTGCCCTGCCCGCGCCCGTCATCGCGCTCAGCGTGTTCGCCGTCGTCGCGGCGGTGATCGTCTTCTGGCTCACCGGCGGCGACGACAAGGGCGGGGAGAAGGAGATCACCCCTGCCGGTGGCACTCCGTCGGCGACCGCGTCCACGGCCCCGAAGAAGGCCGAGAAGAAGCCGGTCGAGAAGAAGCCGGCGAAGACCGCGCCCAAGCCCGTCGAGCGCAGCAAGGTCAACGTCGAGATCTACAACAACACCCGGATCGCGGGGCTGGCCGGCGAGGTCGCCGGGAAGGCCACCACGGTCGGGTGGAACGTGGTCGGCGAGGACAACTGGGTCGGCGCCATCCCCGAGAGCACCGTCTACTACCCGCCGGTGATGAAGCGTGAGGGCGAGCAGCTCGCCGCGGATCTCGGCATCAAACGAACCCATGTGGCCGTCGAGGGCTCGATGAAGGGTGACCGGCTGACGGTCGTCCTGACCGGCGCCCTCTGA